One region of Mercenaria mercenaria strain notata unplaced genomic scaffold, MADL_Memer_1 contig_1927, whole genome shotgun sequence genomic DNA includes:
- the LOC123540072 gene encoding uncharacterized protein LOC123540072 — protein sequence MSQLSTCSIRSSIPESLVVDQDVEFICELEQVNDLYFSNVQSSDEPQFGENVVFDDSDEENYDSDLNDSSDIELPEVDICERDIDIKENNAVSEFQGKGCGCHKIHGKPCSQVINIDQAIEYRMQCKEMTPDELDLTVKVQLSAHRRDLTHWSSARNKKQQLKDRERVSQEYFVFGVKVCRETFMFCHGISKNKLANIASSLDKNGLKPRTHGNTGKMPKHALSMTDIEQIVSFLSSYANANGLPLPGRLPNYRQQSVILLPSDQSKADIHALYNEAAQQNSFRAVSLSEFKKIWLQQCPHIVICKPATDLCAKCQKYAHEISNSGNLNEEDKEKLLENYRTHLSKAKCQRDYYREKCEAAKLRYSVMTPEQKLRGQPPCSLPGTQQYSFDFAQQLFYPHHAQQVGPLYFKTPRKCQCFGVCSEGAGTQVFYLIDEADCTGKGANCVTSLLHHHFQHHGFGEEHVQLQMDNCSGQNKNNTVLWYGLWRTMTGLHKTVEFSLMEVGHTKFSPDWHFGVFKSKWRHCTVETLDQIVTCVLLSSKNRHNIPQLANDSERPVLFYDWSVYLGQFFKCIPSLKKYHHFSMTSEKPGVVLVKEYAGDNGQEINVFKKNPPVPSDSQLPSVIVPKGLDPSRQWYLFNEIRQYCLKEKSSCPKPLVPKPEAITVKSDSEKRKKKCSYKQ from the exons ATGAGTCAGTTAAGTACGTGCTCTATACGGTCTTCGATACCAGAAAGCTTGGTTGTCGACCAagatgtagaatttatttgtgaACTTGAGCAAGTCAATGATTTATACTTTTCAAATGTTCAGTCTTCGGACGAACCACAATTtggagaaaatgttgtttttgatgACAGTGATGAAGAGAATTATGATTCTGACTTGAATGATAGTAGTGATATTGAGTTACCGGAAGTGGATATTTGTGAACGTGATATTGACATTAAGGAAAATAATGCAGTTAGTGAGTTTCAGGGAAAAGGCTGTGGATGTCATAAAATTCATGGAAAACCTTGTAGTCAGGTAATTAACATTGATCAGGCTATTGAATATAGAATGCAGTGTAAGGAAATGACACCTGATGAACTTGATTTAACAGTTAAAGTGCAGCTGTCTGCCCACAGGAGAGATCTTACTCACTGGTCATCTGCTAGGAACAAGAAACAGCAACTAAAGGACAGAGAAAGGGTATCACAAGAATATTTTGTGTTTGGTGTAAAAGTGTGCAGAGAAACCTTCATGTTTTGTCATGGTATAAGTAAGAATAAGCTGGCAAACATAGCTTCCTCACTTGATAAAAATGGACTTAAACCTAGGACTCATGGAAATACAGGTAAAATGCCCAAGCATGCTTTGTCAATGACTGACATTGAACAGATTGTAAGTTTTTTGTCCAGCTATGCAAATGCTAATGGTTTGCCATTACCAGGTAGATTGCCAAATTACAGACAGCAAAGTGTTATACTGTTACCATCTGATCAGAGTAAAGCTGACATACATGCTCTTTATAATGAAGCAGCTCAGCAAAATAGTTTCAGGGCAGTCAGCCTATCTGAATTCAAGAAAATATGGTTGCAACAATGTCCGCACATAGTTATTTGTAAACCAGCTACAGATCTTTGTGCTAAATGCCAAAAATATGCACATGAAATCTCTAACAGTGGAAACTTAAATGAGGAAGACAAAGAAAAACTTTTAGAGAATTACAGAACACACCTGAGTAAAGCAAAATGTCAGAGAGATTACTACAGGGAAAAATGTGAGGCTGCTAAATTGAGATATTCAGTGATGACTCCAGAACAGAAACTGAGAg GTCAGCCACCATGTTCATTGCCTGGAACACAGCAATACTCATTTGACTTTGCCCAGCAGCTATTTTATCCACACCATGCACAACAAGTTGGACCTTTGTATTTCAAAACTCCCAGGAAGTGCCAGTGCTTTGGAGTGTGCTCAGAAGGAGCAG GTACACAGGTATTCTATCTCATTGATGAAGCAGACTGCACTGGTAAAGGAGCTAACTGTGTGACCAGCTTACTGCACCATCATTTTCAGCACCATGGGTTTGGAGAGGAGCATGTGCAGTTGCAAATGGACAATTGTTCtggacaaaacaaaaacaacactgtATTGTG GTATGGGCTATGGAGAACTATGACTGGGCTTCACAAGACTGTTGAGTTCTCACTCATGGAAGTTGGCCATACAAAGTTTAGTCCAGATTGGCACTTTGGAGTATTCAAGTCTAAATGGCGACACTGTACAGTTGAGACCCTAGACCAGATTGTTACATGTGTTCTTCTGTCTTCAAAAAACAGGCACAATATACCTCAGCTTGCAAATGACAGTGAGAGACCAGTGTTGTTTTATGACTGGTCTgtatatcttggtcagtttttcAAATGCATTCCTTCTCTGAAAAAGTACCATCACTTCAGCATGACAAGTGAAAAGCCTGGTGTAGTATTGGTTAAGGAATATGCAGGTGACAATGGACAGGAAATTAATGTCTTTAAGAAAAATCCTCCAGTCCCAAGTGATAGTCAGTTACCTTCTGTAATTGTGCCTAAAGGTTTAGATCCATCTAGGCAGTGGTATCTGTTTAATGAAATTAGGCAGTATTGTCTTAAAGAAAAAAGCTCATGCCCTAAGCCATTGGTTCCAAAACCTGAAGCTATAACTGTTAAGAGTGATAGTGAAAAAAGGAAGAAGAAGTGTTCATACAAACAGTAA